The DNA window ACGAACAGAGTGACAAAAACACAAGAGGAGAAGAACAATAACAAACGAAAGAAATCCATCAGAACCACGACTATCTTTTGTCTTGCTTtggcgaaacaagaaaagaaagcCCCACAAATAACTacaaaatattagaaaattaaatacgaAACGGCATTATTTTTGAAACAAGAATAATCGGCAGTGTTTTGGTTGATTTTTTGTcattaaatcgaaattttgTGGGAACATTAATTGTTAACGTGGCCTCAAAAACTCGGCGAAGCGTGTGAGTAgagcatttaaaaattcagtgAAACTACAATTTGTTTACTATATGTGCCAAGCTTTTCCGCCCGTCACCACCCCCGAACCCGTCCCACTCCCTTAttgatttgcattttgcaCAGAGAAATTGTTGGCCCTAAATTACTGGCTCTGGAATTTATTGTAACTCTTTTTGTTGGCCACATAACTCACGTGCCCCACAACAAAACACGCACATGAAAACCCAAAAATACACCAAGGTTTATATTCGCTTCTTGTCACTAATCAATCACGGGGCATTttcttttctacattttcCCTAACACCTGAAAACTAAGTACATTTCGGCCGAAAAGTTGCAAAAACAGGGCTACGAAAATAACACGGGCAAAGTGCGGTTACGGTTGTGAATTCCCACTAAATAATGCAATACATTTCTATTTCCACGAACCACAAAAAATACCGTGCTCATCCTGCGGATTAACCAACAATATTTATATCGACGAACTGCGTTGTGTGAAACGGTAAGTGAAACAACCACATCACCAGAAAACCGCCCCATTCACCACACATCCTTTACTCAGCTTGGTGCTTAGCTCAGTTTTGGGCTTGGTTTTGTTTTGGGTGTGTTCCTTAAATGGGTCTATGAAGACGTTCCGGCGATCCTCTGCGCGATAGAGGGAAAATAGCGTGCTTGCATCGCCAACCCTCGGTGCTAGTTTCGTATCTCTCTCCACCCTGGGAAGCCACCCCGAAACGTGGAAACTGTGTCACAGGCTGTTGACGATGCGAAAGCCAGGAAAACTAGGCGAAGGAAAGCAGCACACAGAAAGAAACAGTCGGTCGACTTTATAAATAGATTCATTTGggtttaataatataatataatatcatataataaagatttttttggatttttgtatatacaatcaattttataatcctaaaacaataacaaaagcgGTATATTTTAGTTTGAAAGCatttttacatatatttttcttaggGTTACCACctcttttgaattttttttatttttataaagtttagCAAAATTTGTAGTTTAAAACGCCTCTAAAATTTGTTTGTCTATGACTGGCTGCATTTTTCAACCCCCCAATGCCGCCACTCTCATTTTCTACTCTTTGCCTGGTTCTCTCTTACAGCGCATCCTTTGCCGGTCAAAGCTTTTCCACCGGAAATAAGCTTCCatgaaaaagggaaaatatgATTCGTGTAAACAAACAATGCGTTGTAAAAACTTTCCATGATTCTTCTGAGATTTCACCCGTACGTTGACAAATCAATGTGGGGACTCTAAATTATTTAGGGTTGCCCTGGCAACCCTGTCCCCTTAAGAAGCCCCCTGGCGTGGTCAAAACAATTGGCCCTGGGTTCAAATACCTTACAGCCAAACGATGGTAAACGGAGGCCGAGCCAACTGACCGCCGTGTTAGCTTGCAGTGAGAGATAAGGAGTGGAGTCCTAGGAAAAATCAATAGGCAGCTAGCAGGAACTTTTCTTGGACAGGATGCGTAACGTTTTCGGCCGCCTAGACCCCGTTTTTAAAGACCGAAAATCGATGGGTTCTCGCCAGCAGTTTCAATCGATAAACGAGTTTCGAAACAGGGCAAAGTCGAAAGGTTCCCAACTGTCTGTCCCGCAGAGTAGTGTAAAATTGCTCAACTGCTCTTTCCCCCAGCTGTTGTTTTCAGACGAACTTTGGCCCGCACAAATGTGAAACACGCAACTGCCCCTTTCCCTTTTGACCTCTGACGTGGTCTCTGTGGCGTGTTGTCGAAATTTCGGATCAACCTGCGTATGCTTAATGTCATTAGCTGCAAATCTAGCATACGCCCTGTCTGCGCTCGTTTGCTATTTCCCTTCGAAATAGCCGAACCAAAAATAGCCCAGCCTTGACACTTGGAAATGGCAAACAAGACGAAGTTCAGTCGTTGATATCGGAGCCACGGGGTGATAGATTAATCGGGctaaattaaattgcaattcCATTTGAGGCTCTCCATGCATGAAAGACTGATTAGTGCTCTCGGCCTGGCACCAGTGCACTTGAATAAATGGGTGTTGCCTCTTAATAACCGGTAGAGCTGGAAAATTGCCTGTTTCATCCGGCAATCGAAACGAAGGTTGGCTACAATATTCGTTTCAAGATCAAGTAATAGGCAGGGCTTCAAAATGTCTTTTAATCCGAAccattcaaaaatattcaagTACTTGAAAAAATGATAGTGGTAATCAGCTGCTAGGGCAATCATCAAGTGGAATCCCTAGTTATGaattataatttgttctgCTTGTGCCACAAATCTGAACCAGCGCCTTATCAATTTGACTGAAACATATAGCAAAGAGTACTCACCGAGATGACATCATGTTCGAGTGTTCGGAACTGTTGGCGGTGTCGTCacttgacatattttattgACCCATTAGGGCAGCAAGATAGCCTGTTGCTGTCtaattctttgtttttacGGCCAGGTGCCAAGATCCATATCGAGTCGTAGTGCCCATTCATTAATGGCAATTAAATGCGATAAATGCAGGCACTGCGATAAGATAAGGTGACTCAAGTGTGAGTTCCCTGGCTCACCcacttttacaatttattcatattattttttggcgACCTTCAAGCCTGtggtttgttttgcttttttgcgATCGTCGGCTTACGATCGTTTCGAATCGGCTTGGATTGGATTACCCAATCACTATTTTTAGCCTGGCGTGGTAACGGAAgtcattttcaatattgatTCGCATTTGAATGTGATTAGCAATGCGCACTTTGTGTGCATCTCAAAATGTTTGCACATCGAATGCCTGGCCGAGAGTACTTAGACCCTAAAAAGTCGTAAAGAATGCCGGAGAGGTGACGCCATTTCTCGAGGGCTTCTGCTCAAGAGGCGGGGGCATTCAACCCGAGACCTCTGACCCCTCGGAGGTGGCAATTAAAACGGAAGTACTGGCAACCTGTTGTCGTTGCCCAAGCTCATTAAATTCGAGCCTGGGAAGCAGGCCGGCCTGAGTCGGTTGGCCAATAGTTTGCATGAGCCGCACAGTTTGGCATTAATTAGCCGGGCCCAGCGGCTCTTCTGGGAATACAAACTATTACCACATGAATTTTGCAGAACTTTTACGGTACACGGTGGAAAATAGTTGATAAGTATGGTCtgaaagttaaataaaaaaattcagaattttcTAATTGTGTCAAgaaagaaacaacaacaaggaaAGGCTTAGCATAGCGTCTCTTTTTATGataatattacaaattatttctccactgagtttttaaaataagtgtTTAACGATCATTTTTAGTTTCTGTTTTAATGCTGAGAAAATATAGATTATTATAAGATGTATATTAATTTGGAAACAATCTTAATAACTGTTAGGAACGGGAAActtttttgtgtaattttaaaattgattcataatgtctattaaaataataataattaatattgtcTATTGATAGTTATGTAGATTCATTAggaaattatttacattttccattacctattttaaagttatctAAGTTGAGTTAAGTTAGTGGAGCTACACACGTttaagtatatttatattgatcttggatatttatttgtttttgatattttattacttATTCTAAATTATTCTTGCCTTTGATCAAAATACCCTCTTAGTATAAATGAGTTTTTACATATTACACATTCTTAATTGAtcttgtctttttttttaaatctgttaataaaacattttttgtagaAGTGCCTTTTTGTACCATATACATTGCCAATtataaagtaatttatttgaaGTGCCGTTGGGgagttttaaaatgttctttaaaatGTGGACACTTTCCCACACGGCCGTTAGATCGCAGATCTCTGTCAATCAGGGGCGCTGGGAACATGTGTAGTGGGGCTGCCCGCCCCAAGGGAGGCGTGGCAGAAGGCATTTTCCCCAACAGATCGTGTGCTTGCCAATGGTTAAAAATACCCGCTAGTACTTGTTGCTCTCGTAGTCGCCCTCTCACTCGCACCGCCCCCCGCCCATCCACACGCCCCTCCGCTGCGCCCTTTGTGCCCACTTAGTGGCGAGGGGTCAATAGACGAGCCAGTGGCTGAGAATGCTCGAAAAGCGTTTTGTACTTGCTTGAATTGGAGAGTGGAAAAGCAGAAAAGGCAAGTGGAAAATCAGTGGCGCAGAAAGCCGAAGAATGCGGCGCTGCAGAGGGAAAAAATGAGGCGATTACcagttaataatattaatgttccaaataaatgttGCTTATTTCAATTTTGTACAACAAAGATCTGTAAGATCATTTATGATAAAATATGCCAAAATTAGTGTTTATCCTCTCGAAACTctgtaatattttttccagtgcccaAATAGCGTGCGTGCAGATAgagaaaaataggaaaaataaCACATCTCCGAATGATATAAAACAGATTATGCCAGCATAATAGCGctcttgttattgtttttgtatcgCCGAAAACGCTTTGCGCATTTTCGTATTTTCGCGAAAAGCAATGAATGGGACGTCGAGGGCACGAACCGCACAATGTTTTAGTATTTACTGCAACAAGTGCCAAGGGGATCGAAACgaaaacattttctattttccccCAGTCGCTTTGTCGATTGCCAATTCTCTCGACTAGTTTCTAATAAATCTGTGTAATACAACCAGCCAAAAGCGGAAAGAAACAAACAACGAAaggtctaaaaataaaaaagcagaACAAACACATTATAAACAATGAGATGAAGTCGTAAAAAGTGTGGCTCCCCCTCGGCAGACACGGCCTTACGtcatttcttttctttcaCCGTCGCAACCCCAAAAACTATGACGTCAATGCCAATCGAGGGGCCAATAGATGACAGAAGAATGGAATAGTTGGAGTCACGAATGGCATTTGGAGAACAAGTGTGTTCGCATCACATCTCTGACACGAGTTGCTGGCGCCGGCGCAGTGTCTTTCGCTCGGATACGTACTGACGGATACAGATACTTGGGCATCTGAGAACTTCTCTCGCCTCGGAGAGCGCAGATCCCATAAGATACCATCCGATTCGATCCTCTGCGAGTGCGAGCAGTTCATTTCAGTTGAGTTCTGTTtcagttcggttcggtttggtTCCGTTTTCTAagatttcgatttttatttccattatttacttataccaaaaaatatatttaaactaaTATAAACAAGTTAAGCTTCAAACACAAACCGAATATATATTCCCTGAACTTCCTCTGGACAGTGTGTGCTTTTGTGAGTGGCCAGATTTTTCCAACGTTTCTTATTTTcccaaaagaaaattgtacAAGTTCTTTAAATAGAATGCGATGGGGATTGGGAGCTAGAGGGGGATTTAGATCTTTCATGGCTGCCCCGATACACAAATTCCTCTCATCTTAACCCGTCTCGCGGAGATGCTCTCGCTGCGGTGATGATGAGAAACACCCACTAAAAGACTCTATTCCCGCAGAACGACAacgacgatgacgacgatCTGCGGGATTAACGCGCCCTGGAACTGAACGATGGATCTTGCAGATCAAATCGATGACTATATCTGTTCGTTCGAGGGACTTGGTGACTTAACAATGGACTCCCTGGCCATCTTCATTTTCCTGTGGGCCGTTCTGGCCCTCTTCTCCGTGTGGCTGATCAAGCTGCTGTACCACAAGTATCTCAGCAAGGACAAGTCGTCCAGTGCGGCCAACAGTCGCCAGACGAGCGTGGCCCCCGCCTCCGGATCGCCCTCATCCGCTGCTGGCAAGGCGGAGAAGCGCCTCTCGGAGCCGCGCGATCTGCTGGCCACCAAGAGCAAGGTGGAGGATTTGTCCAAGCCCCTGACCGGCGGATCCGGAGGTCGCGGACGCTCGTCCGCCTCGCCCTTGAACAGCGCTGGTGCAGCTGCCGGAGGACCACGTCGCCGCGTGGTGCGCCAGAGCTCCACTGGGCCAGAGAACCGCAAGAAGCGCTATGTCCCACCGCCATCGAATGTCGTGGGTCCAGAAACGGTGAGTaaagatataaataattgCAAAAGTGGAACAATGAGATTATAAGTCagcattcaaaaacaaaaattgtaatccTCTTATAcctataatatataataccacaaaaatactaaattataGCTGTtgttaatacatttttgataacGAAAATTAACCtataatactttaaataaagaatatttGAATGCCTCAGTTtctaaaactaattaaatttaaagctttaagattgaaaaactagtttttgataaaaatgtaattcaacaatttttgaatttacCTCATTAATCAGAGAAATGTCGTATAAATGaattaaatcataaatcatcatacaaaatcataaattttactttatctgccttttgggaaagtaaaaatttaaatattttcttgtcATCCCAGAATActttaattgcaatttatcTTCAAAAAAAGTCTTCGAAAAGAACTTGTACTCCGAATTCTTTCTAACAAACTTTATCTTCCAGAGCTCCGTCACCTGGACCAGCCAAGTGTTCCGCTGGCTTTACAGCGACCTGGTCATCGTCAACGAGCTGCTCATGTCCTGGGTGATTGCCATCAACGACACGCTGCGAAAGTCCGTGGAGGAGGTGAGTCTCATTCGGAGGATGGTCAAATGACATCAGTCAGCCCGCAGCTTTGACATCATTCATGGCCCGGGCTCTGATGTCATGGCTGAGCCCGACTTGGTCTTTATTGGCCGGGCATTAACCTTTGTTCTTGGCCCGCCACGACATTCAACTTGAAATCGATGTTCATCTGCTTGGGCTCCAGCTCTTCCCCTTCGCCGGCGAACTGGGAACTCGCTCAGCCGTAACTGATGTTGAAACGCGttttgttttcagttttctaTACCCTGCAGTCGATGGTGTGGAGAGTTTATAAGTGGGTTTAGCAGAGGTTGTCTTAAAAGTACGATGCTGAAAATATGTTACCCTGagctaatatttattttattttattaagtcTTTGAGCTTAATAAAGAGTTTTAAGTAATTGTCTGGAAGTATAGCTTGAGAGTATTtagtttgatttttaaaaagttatatacTATTTTAGTTGATAATATATCTTGAAAAAAGACGTTACCCCTTACCGTCCATCGATTTTGATAGCTTTTCAGAACTTTATGATTCAAGATAGTATGATACAAGAAATGTTTTTACAGGGTATCCAAAAACTGAAATACCGAACTTAAGCCTCGCTTGTTTTCCTCtgatttacttttttatcGCCTTTTACGTGATCGGAGCCGGTCGTAGGCCAAGGTCGGAATTTTGTTGTTAGTCATTATCCCGTCTCTGAGTCTTGGCCCCAAAAAACGCACGCTGCTGAATTACGTAATGTGCGAATAATAAATCCAGAGATGGAATGGAGCCCATCTGTTCGGTTTTGGGCAAcaagttaattttaattaaattattcataAGATATCCTTTCCCTTTTGCAGCATGGAGTGGCCGTTGAAGTGGTTCGAGTGCTGCCCGACAGTCCTGCCCCCGGCTTGAATAATATATTCTGTAATTGTGATGAGAACAATCCCGCTGATATGGTGAGAACTCAAGGGGTTGTCAGTCGGAGCTTTAATCACTCGAAAACCCAATATTTCAGCTCATCACCTTCGACTGCGATGCCATGCCGGTGCTGCAGGTGAAGACTTTCCGCCAGAAGGCTGGCAAGGTGGAGACCTCCCACTACAAGGTCACCGTGTCTAGGTTCCGAGCCCGCATGGCCATTCCCATGAACTACAACACCCTCAAGGGGGAGATGCGCGTTGAGGGCTATCCGGATGTGAGTAACTGATTTGGCAGGGAAAAGAATGGCataacattattatttaaacggggaaattattaggaaaaagagtttttaaacatatttgataaaaatattttaatccacaaatatatttcgcttcaattattttatttaatgttttttttacctttttttaagtttagaaAATTTTGCGGATTAAGATAACAGAAATGACTAAGGCTGGTTCCTATACTTGGTTTCCCTATCAAAGCACAATTTTTCGACCCTTCCAAGAGCTTTTATGACGTAAAATGAACTGTTAcgcaaataatataatttccaAGAATAGTTTTAAGTAATTATAATTaccaaaatagttttattcaTTCAACCATAAATAGGATATTGAAGGACcacattattataattttaatcaatatttcaaaCCAGATCCGATAATAACCAATTATTTCTTCCATTGTCATAGGTTCGCATCGCGATGAACAGCGTGGGCGCCATCAAGGCGATGGACCAGGACGAACAGCAGCTGCAGACGGTGATCAGCGACATCCTGACGACGGCCCTGCGCGACACCGTCTACCCGGTGGACTTCTCCATCTACTCCACCTGCCCGCGGGCCGAGGTGGAGCCCCTGGACCTGCCCGTAATCTATCCCGTTCACTATGACTCGCTGGCGGTGAGCGTCGGGAGCAGTGAGAAGACGCCAGCTCCTGGTTTTGTTTCTTGTTCTCCGTATTCCCGTGTCCTCGTACACTCGTCATCGCACACAGAACTCCATGCGAGACTCTCTGTACAGTGTTTTCACCCAAAAAACCGACAAACAAACAGACACTTCTCATTGCTCTCGCCCACCTCTGTGTTTATGGAATTCGCCTTTTCTCAAACTCTCAGTTCAGAATTCTACACCGCATTTCCCGTGTCTCCGTTGAGAATTCGTCTTGTCTTCCCCTTAATGCTCCTAGAAAGTAAAAGAACTCTCTTTTGCGCTCTCTCTTTTCAGGGCAACCAATACtttcaatattattacaaTTTCTAGTGTCTATCCCGCATTAGTTCCTGATTAAAGGCGAATTTCATGAGCCCCAAAAACCCGACTTTTGTTCACTCTCAGACCTCAGACCTTAGACAATTTCCCCTGATCTCTTCTTTCTATTCTGTGTCTCTCGCTGCACTCACTCATTGCATGTTGTCCTCCTACATCCCACACAGCACAACATGGAGCACCACCTGGGCGGCGTGGGCCTGCGGGACTCGCAGCACATGGTTTCCGGCCGACGGCTGCTGGTGAAGATCGTCAAGGGCGAGGGAATACGGGAGGCGCAGAATCCCTATGTGGTCATCGAGATGGACGAGCCGGCACAGAAGAACCAGACGGGCACCCAGCGCGGCAACAAACCCTTCTGGGATGAGCACTTCCTCTTGTAAGTGATGACTAGGGGATTTTACTGCCAGTTTTGATAATGATTTTCTTCCTGCAGTGAACTCTCCCCCCAGTCGGCCGAGATCCTGTTCGAGGTGTACGACCATCCGGTGATTGCCTCAGATCCGCCCAAGTTCCTGGGTCTCGGCCTGGTTGGAATCGACGAGCTGGCCGTGGGACCAGCTTCCACCCagctgctgcaactgcagccGCGACCCTATGAGACGCAGCCCGTTTCGGGATCCATCACCGTGGACTTTGTGTTCATCGAGGGTGCCGAAATCCCCGTGGGTGTCCGTCCCCAGCGTCTGAAGGAGGCACTGCGTCTCAGCACGCCGGCTATTAACGAACACATCCGGAACGGAGCGGATCTGGCGGATGCAGCCTTACGAGCTCTGCAGGATGGAGCGCTCTCGGGCGGCGGAAGTGGTGGACAGCCCAGCAAGAGCACGCTGATCATCCACAGCGTTCAGCGAGTGAGTGTTTTGGGGAAACCTATGTAAGATCAGCGGAGGGGTGCAGCATAAATCTCTTTTTATCGAACCAATTTCAGAGATTTTTGTTAAACCTTCTTTGATTTTTAGAGGTCTCATACATTTCGTGTCCTCTTTTCCCCCTTCtattgttttataatttcttttcgTTTCTCTTTACCTTTATTTCATTCCATTCCCGTCTCCGATCCCGCCCAGAACTCGAGCAGCCCGAATGCATTTAAGGTAAACTCCCGGACCTGGTCATACTTCAGTTTTCAATCGTTCTTTTGAGTTATCTGAGTTACTGCGTCTCTAATCCCGCCCTCATGATGGTTAATCAGTCATGCAGGCTAACTAGTATCTAAGCCAAGCTAATATCCAAATGTTTCTCGTTCTGTTTGCTCTGCCTAACCCCCAATGCGCTTCCCTAACCAAATCCTCGAACCTATCAGGTCGAGGTGAACAAGGAGGGCCAGATCGAGGTGACCGAAAGGGCGACCGAGCTGGATCAGGCCGTGGCCCAGGCCTTCGAGCGGGCAGCCAACGAGGCCAGGAGTGAGCTCGAGCTGGAGCAGGCCCAGGAGGAGAAGGCCAGCCAGTTGGGCGAGGCCCTCAACGATTCAGGTAACGGCACCGTCAACGAGGAAAGCACCGCGGAGGTAAGTGCACTGAGTTCAAGGAGTTCCCGGCATGGCATGTAGTTTGAGTTCGAGGAGTTGGCTTATATCCCTTAATAACAACCCAAACATCTTTTACAGCTTGGCCAACCCAATGCCGCCTCATCGCCCAATGGCAGTGGTTACCACAACAACTACAGCCTCAACGGCAATGGCAACTCGAATGGAGCCGGTTCCGGTGGATACAACAGCCTGCCCCGGAACGGAGGAGCCCAGCAGGTGGTCCAGCACTCCGGACTGGTCGAGGGCCACGATGTGGTCGACGATCGCGGGCGCAGCAAAAAACGTAATTTCTTTGGCACCCTGAAGAAACGGCTCAGCCGCTCCAAGACACGCACCCTCTCGGCCGATCAGCCTAATAATAACAGTCATAAGTCACTATCAGCCACCAACTCGaatacaacagcaacagccacCGGACTCCCTCGAACAGCCACCGGAACCCTCAATGGTGATTCTTCCCGTTCATTATCTGTCGATCGTGCCACTCTGTCCAAAAGCAATTCACTTGGTAATTACCACCCCAGTCACTACCCTCCGCCAGTGTCCACGTTTTACTGTTTGAGCCCGGCTTAACGCACATATTTTGGACTACTCCTGCATTCCCGCTAACAACTCTGCGACGGGACACCCATCACATTGATATCTCATTCGAGATCACGGCATTACTCGTTTATCGCAACTATTAATTGCTACCCGCACCTCTTTTTTGTCTGGcttattgatatttttaacatttaattaggGAAAAATCTATAAGTTTATCTGCAAGTATTATGAGAATTATTGGACgcagcatttattttaattattattaatttacaaaacccaaattttacttatttttaatgcttttaGCTATCTGGTTTTTTATTGGCTCTAAATATgtattgaaatcattttttcctTACATCACATTCCATGAATAACTTTGATATTAAGTGTAAATCGCTTTTCtccctttaaatttaatgtttaaCCATAATTGTCGTGTTCAACGCTTGATCTTTGCCAAATGTTAATactatctgtatctgtatctatatcTGGTGTCTGTTTTATCTTCTCTCCCCAACACTTTTCCCTTCAAATGCTAACCGAACTGTGATCCACAACACGAATCTGTATGTATTCCATGGTTcctacacacgcacaccaaaCTCACTTATTCCAACCAACAAAACTCGAACACGGTTGAAcactttgaaatattttgtaaatatttaatttttctttcgaTTTTGGTATTTGGTATTTGAATTTTGGATCTGCCAACCATCGGCTCACAAATGGCCTGTTCATAAATCATTGATTCGACttggttttaattatttctcacACTCTTTCCGTTTTCTTTTCTTCTGTTTATTTTCATATGTGCAAAATATGATTTGATGGGTCTTAACGGGTGCTTGGTTTGTGTGCCACTCTCAACTTGCCATATAAAAACACAcactaaaaatgaaaaataaaacgcaGGACCCCGCATGGGCATTGGTCACTCCATCACCGACCACTCACGCCGCTCCTCAATTTCAGAATCCTCGGCCATCTCAGGCTTTTCCTCGGCCAGCAATAAAACCTACGTGCACGAGGCCTCCACCCTGGTGCTGGAGACCGTCGAGAATGGCGTGA is part of the Drosophila biarmipes strain raj3 chromosome 2R, RU_DBia_V1.1, whole genome shotgun sequence genome and encodes:
- the LOC108030165 gene encoding uncharacterized protein LOC108030165 isoform X3, translating into MDLADQIDDYICSFEGLGDLTMDSLAIFIFLWAVLALFSVWLIKLLYHKYLSKDKSSSAANSRQTSVAPASGSPSSAAGKAEKRLSEPRDLLATKSKVEDLSKPLTGGSGGRGRSSASPLNSAGAAAGGPRRRVVRQSSTGPENRKKRYVPPPSNVVGPETSSVTWTSQVFRWLYSDLVIVNELLMSWVIAINDTLRKSVEEHGVAVEVVRVLPDSPAPGLNNIFCNCDENNPADMLITFDCDAMPVLQVKTFRQKAGKVETSHYKVTVSRFRARMAIPMNYNTLKGEMRVEGYPDVRIAMNSVGAIKAMDQDEQQLQTVISDILTTALRDTVYPVDFSIYSTCPRAEVEPLDLPVIYPVHYDSLAHNMEHHLGGVGLRDSQHMVSGRRLLVKIVKGEGIREAQNPYVVIEMDEPAQKNQTGTQRGNKPFWDEHFLFELSPQSAEILFEVYDHPVIASDPPKFLGLGLVGIDELAVGPASTQLLQLQPRPYETQPVSGSITVDFVFIEGAEIPVGVRPQRLKEALRLSTPAINEHIRNGADLADAALRALQDGALSGGGSGGQPSKSTLIIHSVQRVEVNKEGQIEVTERATELDQAVAQAFERAANEARSELELEQAQEEKASQLGEALNDSGNGTVNEESTAELGQPNAASSPNGSGYHNNYSLNGNGNSNGAGSGGYNSLPRNGGAQQVVQHSGLVEGHDVVDDRGRSKKRNFFGTLKKRLSRSKTRTLSADQPNNNSHKSLSATNSNTTATATGLPRTATGTLNGDSSRSLSVDRATLSKSNSLGPRMGIGHSITDHSRRSSISESSAISGFSSASNKTYVHEASTLVLETVENGVKRHFIVPLAIAQRPRWRRKGTKLHIYNDHTFIAKHLSGSGLQCSICMKSIPRRPGKQGYECRDCQLICHKQCHIRAPQACPNPTVLSMELTKLNSAAADRSIRKL
- the LOC108030165 gene encoding uncharacterized protein LOC108030165 isoform X13, with translation MDLADQIDDYICSFEGLGDLTMDSLAIFIFLWAVLALFSVWLIKLLYHKYLSKDKSSSAANSRQTSVAPASGSPSSAAGKAEKRLSEPRDLLATKSKVEDLSKPLTGGSGGRGRSSASPLNSAGAAAGGPRRRVVRQSSTGPENRKKRYVPPPSNVVGPETSSVTWTSQVFRWLYSDLVIVNELLMSWVIAINDTLRKSVEEHGVAVEVVRVLPDSPAPGLNNIFCNCDENNPADMLITFDCDAMPVLQVKTFRQKAGKVETSHYKVTVSRFRARMAIPMNYNTLKGEMRVEGYPDVRIAMNSVGAIKAMDQDEQQLQTVISDILTTALRDTVYPVDFSIYSTCPRAEVEPLDLPVIYPVHYDSLAHNMEHHLGGVGLRDSQHMVSGRRLLVKIVKGEGIREAQNPYVVIEMDEPAQKNQTGTQRGNKPFWDEHFLFELSPQSAEILFEVYDHPVIASDPPKFLGLGLVGIDELAVGPASTQLLQLQPRPYETQPVSGSITVDFVFIEGAEIPVGVRPQRLKEALRLSTPAINEHIRNGADLADAALRALQDGALSGGGSGGQPSKSTLIIHSVQRNSSSPNAFKLGQPNAASSPNGSGYHNNYSLNGNGNSNGAGSGGYNSLPRNGGAQQVVQHSGLVEGHDVVDDRGRSKKRNFFGTLKKRLSRSKTRTLSADQPNNNSHKSLSATNSNTTATATGLPRTATGTLNGDSSRSLSVDRATLSKSNSLGPRMGIGHSITDHSRRSSISESSAISGFSSASNKTYVHEASTLVLETVENGVKRHFIVPLAIAQRPRWRRKGTKLHIYNDHTFIAKHLSGSGLQCSICMKSIPRRPGKQGYECRDCQLICHKQCHIRAPQACPNPTVLSMELTKLNSAAADRSIRKL
- the LOC108030165 gene encoding uncharacterized protein LOC108030165 isoform X6; protein product: MDLADQIDDYICSFEGLGDLTMDSLAIFIFLWAVLALFSVWLIKLLYHKYLSKDKSSSAANSRQTSVAPASGSPSSAAGKAEKRLSEPRDLLATKSKVEDLSKPLTGGSGGRGRSSASPLNSAGAAAGGPRRRVVRQSSTGPENRKKRYVPPPSNVVGPETSSVTWTSQVFRWLYSDLVIVNELLMSWVIAINDTLRKSVEEHGVAVEVVRVLPDSPAPGLNNIFCNCDENNPADMLITFDCDAMPVLQVKTFRQKAGKVETSHYKVTVSRFRARMAIPMNYNTLKGEMRVEGYPDVRIAMNSVGAIKAMDQDEQQLQTVISDILTTALRDTVYPVDFSIYSTCPRAEVEPLDLPHNMEHHLGGVGLRDSQHMVSGRRLLVKIVKGEGIREAQNPYVVIEMDEPAQKNQTGTQRGNKPFWDEHFLFELSPQSAEILFEVYDHPVIASDPPKFLGLGLVGIDELAVGPASTQLLQLQPRPYETQPVSGSITVDFVFIEGAEIPVGVRPQRLKEALRLSTPAINEHIRNGADLADAALRALQDGALSGGGSGGQPSKSTLIIHSVQRVEVNKEGQIEVTERATELDQAVAQAFERAANEARSELELEQAQEEKASQLGEALNDSGNGTVNEESTAELGQPNAASSPNGSGYHNNYSLNGNGNSNGAGSGGYNSLPRNGGAQQVVQHSGLVEGHDVVDDRGRSKKRNFFGTLKKRLSRSKTRTLSADQPNNNSHKSLSATNSNTTATATGLPRTATGTLNGDSSRSLSVDRATLSKSNSLGPRMGIGHSITDHSRRSSISESSAISGFSSASNKTYVHEASTLVLETVENGVKRHFIVPLAIAQRPRWRRKGTKLHIYNDHTFIAKHLSGSGLQCSICMKSIPRRPGKQGYECRDCQLICHKQCHIRAPQACPNPTVLSMELTKLNSAAADRSIRKL